DNA from Lentibacillus amyloliquefaciens:
TATTAAGTTTGTTGGATTACTTGCCATTGAACATCTTCTGTAAGGAGTTGAGCGGATGCCTGTGTGTCAAAACTGTCATGAACAATGGAGCTGGAAGCAATCGATAAAAGCGGGATTTACATTGGATGTCAGGCTGACCTGCCCGCATTGTGGAAGTAAACAATATCTGACAGCAAAAGCAAGAAAGAAAACCAACATGGTCAATTTTCTCATTCCTTTTGCAATCCTTCCAGGTCTGATATTTGATTTGACGCCCTTAGTCAGTTTTAGTATTTTTATCGGAACGGGTATACTAATCGTCGTGGTTAATCCATTTTTGATGGAATTGTCCAATGAGGAAGCACCATACTGGACGATCAAACATAAATAGCATTGGTGGGACTTAGACAGATACAGACGGTGGGGTTGTTTGGTGCATAATAAAAGAGGAGCAAAAGAAAAACAGAATAACGGAAAACATCATCTTCATCTTTTTCTGGGTTTCTTCCGGGTTGGCGTACTTGGATATGGCGGCGGGCCCGGGTCGATTCCGCTGATTCATAAAGAAGTGGTCGATAAGTACGGGTGGCTCAGTGATGAGGAGTTCGGTGATATTCTGGCTTTGGCTAATACATTGCCGGGCCCGATTGCCACTAAACTTGCCGGTTATATCGGGCAGCGCATAGCCGGTGTCATGGGAATGATCAATGCGATTCTTTCTGTCATCATGCCGACGATTGTTTTAATGATTGTGCTTTTAGCATCACTTTCTTCGATCAGGGATTTTGACTGGGTCAGCGGTATGACAGCTGCTGTCATACCGGTCGTTGGTGTGATGCTGGCTGTGTTGACCTGGCAATTTTTCGAAAAGGCAGGCCAGGGTATCGGATGGATTAAAGCGATTGTGATGAGTGCCGTTATCCTTGTTTTATTGGAATTAGCCGGCGTGCACCCCGGGATTATTATTGGTGCGTTAATCATCGCAGCACTTGTCAAAAGAGACGGTGACCGTTCAGCGGAAGGCGAGGAATCCTGATGCTTTATTGGAATCTATTCGTTGCTTTTTTTATCCCGGGTATCCTTGGTTATGGTGGTGGTCCGGCATCCATTCCGCTGATTGAAAATGAGGTTGTTCAGCGCTTTGAATGGATGACGGTTAAAGAATTCAGTGAAGTTCTCGCACTCAGCAATTCATTGCCAGGGCCGCTTGCCACTAAAATGGCCGGCTATATCGGCTATGAAGTCGGAGGCCCAATCGGTGCTGCTGTGGCGGTGTTTGCCACTGTCGCGCCGTCATTGATTCTGATGATTTTATTGCTGGGCTTTTTATATAAGTACAAAGACTCCCCGAAGGTCAAACGGCTTACGTTGTATGTCCGCCCGGTTATCGCCATTTTGCTCGGCTTGATGGCATGGCGTTTTTTCGCTGATTCATATGAGGGAATCGGCATATGGCAGACAGCTTTTTTAATCGTCGCCAGCTATTTACTGCTGGAGCGGTTCAAGATTCATCCCGCTTTTGTGATTCTGGGAACCCTTGTGTATGGCGGATTTGTTTTGTGAAGCTACTATATCGTGCGGTGCTGCAGCATTTAATCAGA
Protein-coding regions in this window:
- a CDS encoding TIGR04104 family putative zinc finger protein; translation: MPVCQNCHEQWSWKQSIKAGFTLDVRLTCPHCGSKQYLTAKARKKTNMVNFLIPFAILPGLIFDLTPLVSFSIFIGTGILIVVVNPFLMELSNEEAPYWTIKHK
- a CDS encoding chromate transporter gives rise to the protein MHNKRGAKEKQNNGKHHLHLFLGFFRVGVLGYGGGPGSIPLIHKEVVDKYGWLSDEEFGDILALANTLPGPIATKLAGYIGQRIAGVMGMINAILSVIMPTIVLMIVLLASLSSIRDFDWVSGMTAAVIPVVGVMLAVLTWQFFEKAGQGIGWIKAIVMSAVILVLLELAGVHPGIIIGALIIAALVKRDGDRSAEGEES
- a CDS encoding chromate transporter — encoded protein: MLYWNLFVAFFIPGILGYGGGPASIPLIENEVVQRFEWMTVKEFSEVLALSNSLPGPLATKMAGYIGYEVGGPIGAAVAVFATVAPSLILMILLLGFLYKYKDSPKVKRLTLYVRPVIAILLGLMAWRFFADSYEGIGIWQTAFLIVASYLLLERFKIHPAFVILGTLVYGGFVL